ACGTCCCGTGTGCAGGCGCCTGGCAAGGAGGTTTCCCAGGACAGTACTGCTGGCGTTGTCCCTACTGGTTGCTGTGGCCCTCATTGCGGCCAGTGCCTGCGGGGGATCGAACTCTCCACCGAAATCAAATTCAGCGACTGGCTTTACCGTAACCGATGACTTAGGAAAGACCTTTAGCTTTGATGGGCCTGTCGATAGCATCATCAGCCTGGCACCTGCTAACACGGAGATAGTATTTGCCCTTGGTGCAGGAAATAAGCTCATAGGCAGGACCGATTACTGTAACTATCCGCCTGAGGCTGCTTCGGTGGAAAGCGTGGGAGGTTTCTGGGATCCGAACAAAGAGAAGATAGTCGTGCTAAACCCTGATGTGGTATTGGCCGCCGATATACACAACCTGACGGGAGACACCGCCTGGTTGGGAGAGAAGGGCCTAAAGGTCATCACCGTGAATCCACAAACTCTGAATGATATCCTCACTGATATCTCCATGGTAGGCAAGCTCACCGGAAAGGAAGAAAAGGCCGAAGAGTTGGTGGCGGATATGCAGAGCCGGATCGACTACGTAGCTCAGCAAACGGCCGGACTATCAGGCAATCAGAAACCGCGTGTACTTCACGTCACCTGGCATGATCCTCTGTGGACAGTAGGGAAGGGCAGTTTCGTTGACGCCCTGATTGAGATCGCTGGTGGAGTGAACATATTCCACGGTGTCAGCGGAGACGTTCAGGTTGATCTCGAAACGGCAGTGACCAGAAACCCCGAGGTGATCACCGTGTTCACCGGTCACGGGGATGCTGCGAACCAATCCTACGCCTATGTCATCGCCAGCGGTTCCCCTTTCAAAACCACCGACGCCTACACAAATCCGAACGGCAAGAGGATATACCTCATCGATGCTGACCTGGCATCGCGGTACGGGCCGAGGATAGTGGAGGCCCTGGAAATCTATGCCCGAGTAATTCATCCGGAGATTTTCGGCCCCCCTTGATTGAATACGAAGGGACTTTCAAGAGTCACATTGTCCAGTCCAGCCAAGAGTGACGGATACTCTGCCGGATTCGCCTCATCTCACCTTCTGCGGTGGCGGGGCCGGGTATATGCTTTGATAGCGCTGGCAGTGCTGGTTATGCTGGCGGTTATGCTGGCGGTCAGCATAGGCAGCACAGAAATACCCTTTTCCACCACCGCCAAGATCCTAGTATCAAAGCTCCCCTTTGTCTCCATCTCCCAGACCTGGCCGGGCCCGGTGGAGACCGCGATTATAGACATACGCCTGCCTCGGGTGCTCCTGGCAGCCTTGGCGGGAGCAGCCCTATCGGTGGCAGGAGCCACTTATCAGGGGCTGTTTCGCAATCCCCTGGCCGACCCTTATCTCCTGGGTGTGGCTCAGGGCGCAGGCCTGGGAGCAGTTGTGGGCTTCGTATTGAACCTTGGGTGGAGCGGATGGGGATTGGGGCTCATCCCCATGCTGGCCTTCATGGGTGGGCTGGGGGCGGCGTTCTTCGTCTATTATCTGGGACGAGTGGGCAGGACCTTGCCCATGACCACCCTCCTATTGGCTGGTGTGGCTTTAGGTGCCTTCCTGTCAGCTATCACTGCCTACCTGGCTCTCACCTCCGGGGATTCACTACACGGAATATATTCCTGGCTGCTGGGAGGGTTTTCTTCCCCGAAGTGGATCCAGGTGGAAGTTATGCTCCCGCTGGTAACCCTGGGGGTGTTCGCTATCTGGCTTTATGGTCAGCATCTGAACGTGATGCAGTTAGACGAAGAACAAGCCCAGCAGCTTGGCATCAATGTGGAGCGGACGAAGCGCATTCTGCTTCTGGCGGCCACCCTGATTACTGCTGCCGCCGTTTGCTTCGGAGGCATAATTGGCTTCGTCGGCATCATCATACCCCACGCGGTGCGCCTGGTATGGGGCCCGGACTACCGTTTCCTGCTGCCCCTGTGCACTGCCGCCGGTGCCATCTTTCTCGTCCTGGCTGACCTTCTGGCGCGGACAGCGTTGTCCCCGCAAGAGATACCTCTGGGAATAATCACCGCCTTCTTCGGTGCGCCTTTCTTTCTGTACCTGCTGAGACAGAGAAGAAGAGCAGTTTTCTAATCCAGGAGTGGGAGGGAGAAAAATGAGCAAGTTACAGCTACGTGATGTCACCCTGGCCTACGGGACAAGGGTTGTTTTGCAGAACATAAGCTTTGAGACACAGCAGGGTGAAACCCTGGGAGTCGTGGGACCCAACGGCTGTGGGAAATCCACTCTGATCAAGGCTATCACCCGGCTACTGCCCCCCCGCTCAGGGCACATTCTTCTTGAAGGGCGCGATGTTACCCGAATCAGCCCCAGCGAGATTGCCAAGCTTATTGCTGTAGTCCCCCAAACCCCGGTTTTGCCTGAGGCTTTCACTGCCCTAGAGGTAGTGCTCATGGGGCGGACGCCCCATCTGGGGTTTCTCAGGTATGAGAGCCATAGAGATGTTTCCATTGCCCTGCATGCTATGGAAGTGACTCAGACCTCGCACCTGTCTGAGCGTCGCATAGGGGAACTTTCGGGGGGAGAGAGGCAGCGGTTGGTCATAGCCCGCGCCTTAACCCAGGAGCCCAGGATAGTCCTTTTGGACGAGCCTACGGCACACCTGGATATCAACTACCAGGTTGAAACCCTTGATCTTATCAGTAACCTTTGCGCTCAGCAGGGTTTAACGGCCCTAATAGCTCTTCACGACCTGAACCTCGCTGCTCAATACTGCGACCGCATAATCATGATCAGCGATGGAAGAATTTACGCTGAGGGCTTGCCGAGGGAGGTCATTACCGAGCAGAATGTGAGACAGGCATATGGCGCTGAGGTTTGTGTTACTCCTCATCCAGTGAACAGCTTGCCAGCTACTTTAATCACCGCTAACGGCAGCAGAAATCTGGCTGGCAGGAAGGGACAGGGAAAGTGAGGCTATTCAAACTGCTGTCCATCTGGCTAAAATAGAGCATATCCAGCACAGGGAGGATAGCCATGAAAGCAAAGGAGTCTGGCCCTTTGGGTAAGGGCTACGTGCAGGTTTACACGGGAAACTGCAAAGGGAAGACCACGGCTGCTCTTGGTCTGGCGTTTCGGGCCATGGGACA
The DNA window shown above is from Chloroflexota bacterium and carries:
- a CDS encoding cobalamin-binding protein, producing the protein MNAQPRENVAIKRPVCRRLARRFPRTVLLALSLLVAVALIAASACGGSNSPPKSNSATGFTVTDDLGKTFSFDGPVDSIISLAPANTEIVFALGAGNKLIGRTDYCNYPPEAASVESVGGFWDPNKEKIVVLNPDVVLAADIHNLTGDTAWLGEKGLKVITVNPQTLNDILTDISMVGKLTGKEEKAEELVADMQSRIDYVAQQTAGLSGNQKPRVLHVTWHDPLWTVGKGSFVDALIEIAGGVNIFHGVSGDVQVDLETAVTRNPEVITVFTGHGDAANQSYAYVIASGSPFKTTDAYTNPNGKRIYLIDADLASRYGPRIVEALEIYARVIHPEIFGPP
- a CDS encoding iron chelate uptake ABC transporter family permease subunit, giving the protein MLAVMLAVSIGSTEIPFSTTAKILVSKLPFVSISQTWPGPVETAIIDIRLPRVLLAALAGAALSVAGATYQGLFRNPLADPYLLGVAQGAGLGAVVGFVLNLGWSGWGLGLIPMLAFMGGLGAAFFVYYLGRVGRTLPMTTLLLAGVALGAFLSAITAYLALTSGDSLHGIYSWLLGGFSSPKWIQVEVMLPLVTLGVFAIWLYGQHLNVMQLDEEQAQQLGINVERTKRILLLAATLITAAAVCFGGIIGFVGIIIPHAVRLVWGPDYRFLLPLCTAAGAIFLVLADLLARTALSPQEIPLGIITAFFGAPFFLYLLRQRRRAVF
- a CDS encoding ABC transporter ATP-binding protein gives rise to the protein MSKLQLRDVTLAYGTRVVLQNISFETQQGETLGVVGPNGCGKSTLIKAITRLLPPRSGHILLEGRDVTRISPSEIAKLIAVVPQTPVLPEAFTALEVVLMGRTPHLGFLRYESHRDVSIALHAMEVTQTSHLSERRIGELSGGERQRLVIARALTQEPRIVLLDEPTAHLDINYQVETLDLISNLCAQQGLTALIALHDLNLAAQYCDRIIMISDGRIYAEGLPREVITEQNVRQAYGAEVCVTPHPVNSLPATLITANGSRNLAGRKGQGK